From Candidatus Binataceae bacterium, the proteins below share one genomic window:
- the pstS gene encoding phosphate ABC transporter substrate-binding protein PstS, translated as MRQTLLSVGMAVGLTLLGCTPARSQLLINGAGSTFGYPIYSKWFDAYTKVDPSVRFNYQSIGSGGGINMLLNRTVDIGASDAPLTAEQIKRAPAPVLHFPTVLGAVSIAYNLPGLKGTLRLTGPVIADIYLGKITQWSDPAVAQLNPGMTLPAKPITVVHRSDGSGDTYIFADYLSKISPEWASKVGTSTALKWPTGLGGKGNEGVTALVTQTPYSIGYVTLIYALQIHQPVAEVQNRDGVWIMPSLKSVTAAAAGAASNMPSDFRVSIVNAPGHDAYPISSFTWMIVYARQEDAKKGAAIKKFLSWMLEQGQRYASAMNYAPLPPEVVTLEQAQLEKLEVASK; from the coding sequence ATGAGACAAACACTACTGTCTGTGGGGATGGCGGTCGGCTTGACCCTGCTCGGGTGCACACCCGCACGCAGTCAGCTGCTGATCAACGGCGCGGGTTCGACCTTCGGCTACCCGATCTACTCCAAGTGGTTCGATGCCTACACCAAGGTCGACCCCTCCGTCCGTTTCAACTACCAGTCGATCGGTTCGGGCGGCGGAATTAATATGCTGCTCAACCGCACCGTCGACATCGGGGCGAGTGATGCGCCGCTGACCGCGGAACAGATCAAGCGCGCACCCGCGCCGGTGCTCCACTTCCCGACCGTCCTCGGCGCGGTGTCGATTGCGTATAACTTACCCGGGTTGAAGGGCACGCTGCGGCTTACTGGCCCGGTCATCGCCGACATCTATCTGGGAAAGATTACCCAGTGGAGCGACCCGGCGGTTGCTCAACTCAATCCGGGCATGACGCTGCCCGCCAAGCCAATAACGGTCGTGCACCGGTCCGACGGCAGTGGCGATACCTACATCTTCGCTGACTATTTGAGCAAGATTAGCCCAGAGTGGGCGAGCAAGGTCGGCACCTCAACCGCGCTCAAGTGGCCGACCGGGCTCGGCGGCAAGGGCAACGAGGGGGTCACCGCGCTGGTCACACAGACGCCATATTCGATTGGCTACGTAACGCTGATCTACGCGCTTCAAATCCATCAGCCGGTGGCTGAGGTCCAAAATCGCGACGGCGTCTGGATAATGCCGAGTCTCAAGAGCGTCACCGCCGCGGCGGCGGGTGCGGCATCCAACATGCCGTCGGACTTCCGGGTATCAATCGTCAATGCGCCAGGCCACGACGCATACCCGATTTCCTCATTTACCTGGATGATCGTTTACGCTCGTCAGGAGGATGCGAAGAAAGGCGCGGCGATAAAGAAGTTCCTGAGCTGGATGCTTGAACAGGGGCAGCGTTACGCCTCCGCGATGAACTATGCGCCGCTCCCCCCTGAAGTAGTCACACTCGAGCAGGCGCAACTCGAGAAACTCGAGGTCGCGTCCAAATAG
- a CDS encoding CoA transferase produces the protein MSKALDGINLVEFSSNLGAAYAAMLLAEQGARALRVEPPGGAPCRGTPHFHVLNRSKRALFLDLDSSQGRARVERLLRWADIAVLGDPLARVRARGLDYAALCRINPRLVVLHLPPLGSRGPLADFDAGDELVSALGGVYGSQWAASGNPVALHFPAASYSAGVLGAAAAAAALHACESGGQGQLVEVSLLAGALSLQTGGVMRHEKMTRMHEGPADPLGPIPCYRLFRAADGEYLFIACGNATFFNKLALALDRPEMVADPRFEGAPWGVAPPHRQTLKDLIQKHIATRPRAEWLRILRQNDIPCAPVLMRSEFIGDPQVRALAMRREIDDPTLGKTFQIGIPVTLNDTPGEIAGSAPALRDDPVVEAWLAATPARQSSLAGATARAAGAHSFARGPLDGVLVLDFCSYIAGSYGPMILSQMGAEVIKIESLEGDAFRHFGFGFLGWNQGKRALALDLASAEGREIVHGLVRRAGIVVENLRPGRMRRFGMDYEALAALNPRLIFMSVNGFGNHGPEHNQPGFDPLLQARSGVMAAEGGHGHPPLYLTCAICDYGAAMLSAFGCVLALRARERTGRGQFCETSLLQSSMAFQAGEFIFYDGRPDLENSRPESRGRSALCRAYQCRDDGWLFVDAKAPAHWDALCQICGISAAASFAAAAAEPEDGTVASALAEAFARMERAAALDALGRAGVPAISVHRYGDLFDDPQVRANDLLAELHHSQWGAVVQTGLLAKFSATPGRVERAAPLLGEHTDEILARYLGYDRERIADLRRRRIVK, from the coding sequence ATGAGTAAGGCGCTCGACGGCATCAACCTGGTTGAATTCAGCTCCAACCTCGGCGCCGCGTACGCCGCGATGTTGCTGGCCGAACAGGGAGCGCGTGCGCTGCGCGTCGAGCCGCCCGGCGGCGCGCCGTGCCGCGGCACGCCGCATTTCCACGTGCTTAATCGCAGCAAACGGGCGTTGTTTCTCGATCTCGACTCGTCTCAGGGGCGTGCGCGCGTCGAGCGGCTGCTGCGATGGGCGGACATTGCGGTGCTTGGAGATCCGCTGGCGCGAGTTCGCGCGCGTGGGCTCGATTACGCGGCGCTTTGCCGAATTAATCCCCGACTGGTGGTGCTGCACCTGCCGCCGCTTGGCAGCCGTGGTCCGCTTGCAGACTTCGACGCTGGCGACGAGCTGGTGTCAGCGCTCGGCGGCGTCTACGGCAGCCAGTGGGCGGCCAGTGGAAACCCGGTCGCGCTGCATTTTCCCGCCGCCAGCTACTCGGCGGGTGTGCTGGGTGCTGCCGCGGCGGCCGCGGCGCTGCACGCGTGCGAAAGCGGCGGCCAGGGCCAGCTGGTCGAGGTTTCGCTGCTGGCGGGCGCGTTGTCGCTCCAGACCGGCGGGGTCATGCGCCACGAGAAGATGACCCGCATGCACGAGGGGCCCGCCGATCCGCTGGGCCCAATCCCCTGCTACCGGCTGTTCCGAGCCGCTGACGGCGAATACCTCTTCATCGCGTGCGGCAATGCGACCTTCTTCAACAAGCTTGCGCTCGCGCTCGATCGGCCTGAAATGGTCGCCGACCCGCGCTTTGAGGGGGCGCCGTGGGGCGTCGCGCCGCCCCATCGCCAGACGCTCAAGGATCTGATCCAGAAGCATATCGCGACGCGCCCGCGCGCGGAGTGGTTGCGCATCCTGCGCCAGAACGACATTCCGTGCGCGCCCGTGCTGATGCGCTCTGAGTTTATCGGCGACCCGCAGGTGCGCGCGCTCGCGATGCGCCGCGAGATCGATGATCCGACGCTTGGCAAAACCTTTCAGATCGGCATTCCGGTTACGCTCAATGACACGCCCGGCGAGATCGCCGGCTCCGCCCCCGCGCTGCGCGACGATCCGGTCGTCGAAGCATGGCTCGCTGCGACGCCTGCACGGCAGTCATCGCTGGCTGGCGCAACCGCCAGGGCGGCCGGCGCGCATTCGTTCGCCCGGGGGCCGCTCGACGGCGTGCTGGTGCTCGACTTTTGTAGCTACATCGCGGGTTCCTACGGCCCGATGATTCTGAGCCAGATGGGCGCCGAGGTTATCAAGATCGAAAGCCTCGAGGGCGACGCGTTTCGCCACTTCGGCTTCGGTTTCCTGGGATGGAACCAGGGCAAGCGCGCACTCGCGCTCGACCTCGCCTCGGCGGAGGGGCGCGAGATCGTGCACGGCCTGGTGCGCCGTGCGGGTATCGTGGTCGAAAACCTGCGGCCGGGGCGGATGCGCCGATTCGGAATGGATTACGAGGCGCTGGCCGCGCTCAACCCGCGCCTCATCTTCATGTCGGTCAACGGCTTCGGCAACCACGGCCCCGAGCACAACCAGCCCGGCTTCGATCCGCTGTTGCAAGCGCGCTCGGGCGTGATGGCGGCCGAGGGCGGACACGGCCATCCGCCGCTCTACCTGACCTGCGCGATCTGCGACTACGGCGCGGCGATGCTGTCGGCGTTCGGATGCGTACTGGCGCTGCGCGCGCGCGAGCGCACCGGGCGCGGGCAGTTCTGCGAGACCTCGCTGTTGCAATCGTCGATGGCGTTCCAGGCGGGCGAGTTCATCTTTTATGACGGCCGGCCCGACCTCGAGAACAGCCGCCCCGAATCGCGTGGCCGCTCGGCGCTTTGCCGCGCCTACCAGTGCCGCGACGATGGATGGTTGTTCGTTGACGCGAAGGCTCCGGCGCATTGGGACGCGCTGTGCCAGATATGCGGAATCAGCGCCGCCGCCTCCTTTGCCGCGGCGGCGGCAGAGCCTGAGGACGGCACGGTCGCGTCGGCGCTGGCCGAGGCCTTCGCGCGGATGGAGCGCGCCGCCGCGCTCGATGCGTTGGGCAGAGCGGGCGTCCCCGCAATCAGCGTGCATCGCTACGGCGATCTGTTCGACGACCCGCAGGTCCGCGCGAACGATCTCCTCGCCGAGCTACATCACTCGCAGTGGGGCGCGGTCGTACAGACCGGACTGCTCGCGAAGTTCTCGGCGACGCCGGGCCGCGTTGAGCGCGCCGCGCCGCTGCTCGGCGAGCATACTGACGAGATTCTCGCCCGCTACCTCGGCTACGACCGCGAGCGCATCGCCGACCTGCGCCGGCGCCGGATTGTCAAATAG
- a CDS encoding amidase, which translates to MANKELLEFDVAALAPKLRAKEISPVELTQAYLDRIEEVEERVLSYITVTADAAREMARKAEAEIAAGRWRGPFHGVPIGLKDLCYTRSILTTGGSKILADFVPGYDCTVWSRLAQAGAVLLGKLNLHEFAYGATSNNPHWGAVHNPYHLDHIPGGSSGGSAAAIVARTAAATIGTDTGGSIRIPAACCGCVGLKQTWGRVSRWGVMPLADTLDHTGPITRSVRDAALMLNVIAGHDPNDATSSCEPVPDYTGRLGGDLKGVRVGVIRELNSGLSDDVARVFGAAQRQLEELGATVEEVSVPALAEGAMVTMVVLMAEALEFHEQWIRERSADYGADVRSLLEISMTITAANYVRAQRERNLMLADTMRALEGRAALLAPTLAATAPRIDDAQYDVISNMVRFTGPFNATGQPVVAIPIGLSRDAMPLSMQIIGRPFDEVTVLQVADAYERARGPLAAPKL; encoded by the coding sequence ATGGCCAACAAGGAGCTGCTCGAATTCGACGTTGCCGCGCTGGCGCCGAAACTGCGCGCCAAGGAGATTTCGCCGGTCGAGCTGACGCAGGCCTACCTCGATCGGATCGAGGAGGTCGAGGAGCGCGTGCTTTCCTACATCACGGTGACGGCCGACGCCGCGCGCGAGATGGCGCGCAAGGCCGAGGCGGAGATTGCGGCCGGGCGCTGGCGCGGTCCCTTCCACGGCGTGCCGATCGGGCTCAAGGACCTCTGCTACACCCGCAGCATTCTGACCACGGGTGGCTCGAAGATCCTCGCCGACTTCGTGCCTGGCTACGACTGCACGGTATGGTCGCGGTTGGCGCAGGCCGGCGCGGTGCTGCTCGGCAAGCTCAACCTGCACGAGTTCGCCTACGGCGCGACCTCCAACAATCCGCACTGGGGCGCCGTTCATAACCCCTACCATCTCGACCACATCCCGGGCGGATCGAGCGGCGGTTCCGCCGCCGCGATCGTCGCGCGCACCGCCGCCGCAACGATCGGCACCGATACTGGCGGCTCGATCCGGATCCCGGCGGCGTGCTGCGGATGCGTCGGGCTCAAACAAACCTGGGGCCGGGTCAGCCGCTGGGGCGTGATGCCGCTTGCCGACACGCTCGACCATACCGGGCCGATCACGCGCAGCGTGCGCGACGCCGCGCTGATGCTCAACGTAATCGCCGGCCACGATCCCAACGACGCGACCTCGAGCTGCGAGCCGGTGCCCGACTACACCGGCCGCCTCGGCGGTGACCTTAAAGGGGTGCGCGTCGGTGTGATCCGCGAGCTCAACTCCGGTCTCTCCGACGACGTCGCGCGCGTGTTCGGCGCGGCGCAAAGGCAGCTCGAGGAGCTCGGCGCGACGGTCGAGGAAGTCTCGGTGCCGGCGCTGGCCGAAGGCGCGATGGTCACGATGGTGGTGCTGATGGCCGAGGCGCTGGAGTTCCACGAGCAGTGGATCCGCGAGCGCTCGGCCGACTACGGCGCCGATGTGCGCTCGCTGCTCGAGATTTCGATGACGATCACGGCGGCCAACTACGTCCGCGCCCAGCGCGAGCGCAACCTGATGCTGGCCGACACGATGCGCGCGCTCGAGGGCCGGGCGGCGCTGCTCGCGCCGACGCTTGCGGCCACGGCACCGCGGATCGACGACGCGCAGTACGACGTGATCTCCAACATGGTGCGCTTCACCGGCCCGTTCAACGCCACCGGCCAGCCGGTGGTCGCGATTCCCATCGGGCTTTCGCGCGACGCGATGCCGTTGTCGATGCAGATAATCGGCAGGCCGTTCGACGAGGTAACGGTATTGCAGGTGGCCGACGCGTACGAACGCGCGCGCGGCCCGCTGGCGGCGCCCAAGCTGTAA
- a CDS encoding LLM class flavin-dependent oxidoreductase, with protein sequence MAKSLGISLAPFSGIPYPDLTRLACEAEDTGFSGVFIPEAANDGLMCCYAIARATSRITIATWIVNIYFREPALCAAASEMVQTESGGRFILGLGVSHRPAMESLGIQMGNARDRLRAYTAFLRKALAGEPVGAFGRAYRKPAKPVPIYFAALALETARLGGEIADGLMLYLASPERMRASAAVAHAAARAAGRQPSDVAITMGVPAFIDDDRVRALDAARRALSFYASLPFYNRLLARSGFAAEAARVMEAAKRRDASAMAAALTDKMADTVALIGPPARCVERLAEYRAAGAELPIIVPNQVGDDYLTTVRKALKVFTATL encoded by the coding sequence ATGGCAAAGAGTCTCGGAATTTCGCTCGCCCCTTTCTCCGGAATCCCATATCCGGACCTGACCCGGCTCGCGTGCGAAGCCGAGGACACCGGATTCAGCGGCGTCTTTATCCCGGAAGCCGCCAACGACGGCCTGATGTGCTGCTATGCGATCGCGCGCGCGACCAGCCGGATCACGATCGCCACCTGGATCGTCAACATCTACTTCCGTGAGCCGGCGCTGTGCGCGGCGGCGAGTGAGATGGTGCAGACCGAGTCCGGTGGACGTTTCATCCTGGGCCTCGGCGTCAGCCATCGCCCGGCGATGGAGTCGCTGGGCATCCAGATGGGCAACGCGCGCGACCGGCTGCGCGCCTACACCGCGTTTCTGCGCAAGGCGCTCGCCGGCGAGCCGGTCGGCGCGTTCGGCCGCGCCTACCGCAAGCCGGCCAAGCCGGTGCCGATCTACTTTGCCGCGCTCGCGCTGGAGACCGCGCGGCTGGGCGGCGAGATTGCCGACGGCCTGATGCTCTACCTGGCCTCGCCCGAGCGGATGCGCGCGTCGGCCGCAGTCGCGCACGCCGCCGCGCGTGCGGCCGGACGCCAGCCGTCCGACGTCGCGATTACGATGGGCGTGCCGGCGTTTATCGACGACGATCGCGTCCGCGCGCTCGACGCGGCCCGCCGCGCGCTTTCCTTCTACGCCTCGCTGCCGTTCTACAACCGGCTGCTTGCGCGCAGCGGCTTCGCGGCCGAGGCGGCGCGCGTGATGGAGGCGGCGAAGCGGCGCGACGCCTCCGCGATGGCGGCGGCGCTGACGGACAAGATGGCCGACACGGTCGCGTTGATCGGGCCGCCCGCGCGATGTGTGGAGCGGCTCGCCGAGTATCGCGCTGCGGGCGCCGAGCTGCCGATCATCGTTCCCAACCAGGTCGGCGACGACTACCTGACCACCGTGCGCAAGGCGCTAAAAGTCTTCACGGCAACACTCTGA
- a CDS encoding amidase: MSHDELLSFDVAALGEAIRARRISPVELTEAYLGRIELLDKRVNAYITVTAERARADAARAEAEVAAGNWRGPFHGVPVALKDLCYTRGIRTSAGAKILADFVPEYDSTVWARLAAAGAVLLGKLNMHEFANGASSTNPHFGAVRNPYNLDHIPGGSSGGCGTAIVARTAAATIGTDTGGSIRIPAAFCGCVGLKQTWGRVSRYGVIPLSDTLDHAGPIARTVRDAALMLNVIAGHDPNDATSSREPVPDYTSRLEAGVRGMRLGVITELTVGTSDEVLDSFRAALKVLESLGAALEEVSIPAIESGIALATAIMSPEAFDFHRRWFPERADDYGADVRRTMETAGVMPATGYIRAQRMRAGLLARVLEAMEGRAALLAPTAGIEPPLVSNLGRVLATPGGGTVNLVSAVLRFTAPFNVTGQPTLAIPTGLSRAGLPLSMQVVGRPFDELTVLQVGAAYERARVPLPPPAL; encoded by the coding sequence ATGTCGCACGACGAGCTGCTGAGTTTCGACGTTGCGGCGCTCGGCGAGGCGATCCGCGCCCGGCGGATCTCGCCGGTCGAGCTGACCGAGGCGTATCTCGGCCGGATCGAGCTGCTCGACAAGCGCGTCAACGCCTACATCACGGTCACCGCCGAGCGCGCCCGCGCCGACGCCGCGCGCGCCGAGGCCGAGGTTGCGGCGGGCAACTGGCGCGGGCCGTTTCACGGCGTGCCGGTCGCGCTCAAGGACCTCTGCTACACACGCGGAATTCGCACCAGCGCGGGCGCGAAGATTCTTGCCGACTTTGTTCCCGAGTACGACTCGACGGTGTGGGCGCGGCTTGCGGCCGCGGGCGCGGTCCTGCTCGGCAAACTCAACATGCACGAGTTCGCCAACGGCGCGAGCTCAACCAACCCGCACTTCGGCGCGGTGCGCAATCCCTACAACCTCGACCATATCCCCGGCGGATCGAGCGGCGGCTGCGGTACGGCGATCGTTGCACGCACCGCGGCGGCGACGATCGGCACCGACACCGGCGGCTCGATCCGGATTCCGGCGGCGTTTTGTGGATGCGTCGGCCTCAAGCAGACGTGGGGCCGGGTCAGCCGCTACGGGGTGATTCCGCTGAGCGACACGCTCGACCACGCCGGGCCGATCGCACGCACGGTGCGCGACGCCGCGCTGATGCTCAACGTGATCGCCGGCCACGACCCCAACGACGCGACCTCCAGCCGCGAGCCGGTGCCCGATTACACAAGCCGCCTTGAGGCGGGCGTGCGCGGGATGCGTCTGGGCGTGATCACGGAATTGACCGTCGGCACATCGGACGAGGTGCTCGATTCGTTCCGCGCCGCATTAAAGGTGCTTGAATCACTCGGCGCCGCGCTCGAGGAGGTTTCGATTCCGGCGATCGAGTCGGGGATCGCGCTTGCCACCGCGATCATGTCGCCCGAGGCGTTCGACTTCCATCGCCGATGGTTCCCCGAGCGCGCGGACGACTACGGCGCCGACGTGCGGCGCACGATGGAGACCGCGGGGGTGATGCCGGCGACCGGTTATATCCGGGCGCAGCGGATGCGCGCGGGGTTGCTCGCCCGCGTGCTCGAAGCGATGGAAGGGCGGGCGGCGCTGCTCGCGCCGACCGCAGGAATCGAGCCTCCGCTAGTCAGTAACCTCGGACGCGTGCTGGCGACGCCGGGTGGAGGAACGGTGAACCTCGTGTCCGCAGTGCTGCGCTTCACCGCGCCGTTCAACGTCACCGGCCAGCCCACGCTCGCGATTCCGACGGGGCTCTCGCGCGCCGGGCTGCCGCTCTCGATGCAGGTCGTCGGGCGACCGTTCGACGAGTTGACTGTGCTCCAGGTCGGTGCGGCCTACGAACGCGCCCGCGTGCCGCTCCCGCCGCCGGCGCTCTAG
- the gyrA gene encoding DNA gyrase subunit A has protein sequence MAGTPNGQEPPRNEPARLNIEDDMRQSYLDYAMSVNIGRALPDLRDGLKPVHRRILYAMFREGLLSTRRYSKCAGVVGEVLKRYHPHGDMAVYDALVRMAQPFSMRYPLIDGQGNFGSIDGDPPAAYRYTECRLTRLAERMLADIDKETVDFVDNFDGSQQEPEVLPAQIPNLLINGADGIAVGMATNIPPHNLTEVCAALLKLIENPAMTLEQVLDIIPGPDFPTGGLLLGRQAIRQAYLSGRGSLVMRALAVIETDKRTGRASIIVREIPYQVNKTRLIERIAELVNDRRIDGVSDLRDESDRDGMRIVIELKRDAEPRIVLNQLYKMTQMQQSYGLIMLAIHEGRPKELSLLEMLGEFLNHRRHVLTRRAQFDLRQAEARLHILEGLLIALRNLDEVIKLIRSSKDAETARTGLMTRFGLTQLQAQAILDLTLRRLTSLERDKIQAEHKEVEETIARLRKLLSDEREMNKLMASEIEEIKKEFGDARRTQIVEAEGDFSVEDLIVDEDVLVTVTHGGYIKRTPLSLYRTQRRGGRGKIGAATGEADFVEHLVPVGTHDRLMFFTSAGKVYELKAYEVPEGGRAAKGRSIANLLSLADNERLEAFIPVPKDTEGKYLFFATRRGMVKKTALSEYDNVRSSGIIAINLEKGDELVGVRITDGNQQIVLSTREGQAIRFKEDEVRAMGRATYGVAGMELESYSVREGKNVTLVNDEVVSIATVREDETLLTVSELGFGKRTAASEYRLTHRGGKGVITMNVTDKTGKVVSVRQVGSDDQVVLITDGGKVIRLDVGTVRITGRNAQGVRLVKLDAGERVRAVAGLAEREEDESNGATSNGDGEDEA, from the coding sequence ATGGCAGGCACCCCAAACGGTCAGGAACCCCCTCGCAACGAACCGGCACGACTGAACATCGAAGATGACATGCGGCAGTCCTATCTGGACTACGCGATGTCGGTGAATATCGGGCGTGCGCTCCCCGACCTGCGAGACGGGCTCAAGCCGGTCCATCGCCGCATCCTCTACGCAATGTTCCGCGAGGGGCTGCTCAGCACGCGCCGCTACTCCAAGTGCGCCGGCGTCGTCGGCGAGGTGCTCAAGCGCTACCATCCGCACGGCGACATGGCGGTGTACGATGCGCTGGTGCGGATGGCGCAGCCCTTCAGCATGCGCTACCCGCTGATTGACGGCCAGGGCAACTTCGGCTCGATCGACGGCGACCCGCCCGCCGCCTATCGCTACACCGAGTGCCGGCTGACCCGGCTGGCCGAGCGGATGCTCGCCGACATCGACAAGGAAACGGTCGATTTCGTCGATAACTTCGACGGCTCGCAGCAGGAGCCAGAGGTCCTGCCCGCGCAGATTCCCAACCTGCTGATCAACGGCGCCGACGGGATCGCGGTTGGGATGGCGACCAATATTCCGCCGCACAACCTGACCGAGGTTTGCGCGGCGCTGCTCAAGCTGATCGAGAACCCTGCGATGACGCTCGAGCAGGTGCTCGACATCATCCCCGGCCCCGACTTTCCTACCGGCGGCCTGCTGCTCGGGCGCCAGGCGATCCGCCAGGCCTATCTCAGCGGTCGCGGCTCGCTGGTGATGCGCGCGCTGGCGGTGATCGAGACCGACAAGCGCACCGGGCGCGCCTCGATCATCGTGCGTGAGATTCCCTACCAGGTGAACAAGACCCGGCTCATCGAGCGCATTGCCGAGCTCGTCAACGACCGCCGCATCGACGGCGTAAGCGACCTGCGCGACGAGTCCGACCGCGACGGCATGCGCATCGTGATCGAGCTCAAGCGCGACGCCGAGCCCAGGATCGTGCTCAACCAGCTCTACAAGATGACCCAGATGCAGCAGAGCTACGGGCTCATCATGCTGGCGATCCACGAGGGGCGGCCCAAGGAGCTCAGCCTGCTCGAGATGCTGGGCGAGTTCCTCAACCATCGCCGCCACGTGCTCACCCGCCGCGCGCAATTCGATCTGCGCCAGGCCGAGGCGCGGCTGCACATTCTCGAAGGCCTGCTCATCGCCCTGCGCAACCTCGACGAGGTGATCAAGCTCATCCGCTCCTCCAAGGACGCCGAGACGGCGCGCACGGGGCTGATGACCCGCTTCGGGCTGACCCAGCTCCAGGCCCAGGCGATCCTCGACCTCACCCTGCGCCGGCTGACCTCGCTGGAGCGCGACAAGATCCAGGCCGAGCACAAGGAGGTCGAGGAGACCATCGCGCGCCTGCGCAAGTTGCTCAGCGACGAGCGCGAGATGAACAAGCTGATGGCTTCCGAGATCGAGGAGATCAAAAAGGAGTTCGGCGATGCGCGCCGCACCCAGATCGTGGAGGCCGAGGGCGACTTCTCGGTCGAGGACCTGATCGTCGACGAGGATGTGCTGGTCACCGTCACCCATGGCGGCTACATCAAGCGCACCCCGCTGTCGCTCTACCGCACCCAGCGACGCGGCGGACGCGGCAAGATCGGCGCGGCCACCGGCGAGGCCGACTTCGTCGAGCACCTGGTGCCAGTCGGCACCCACGACCGCCTGATGTTCTTCACCAGCGCGGGCAAGGTGTATGAACTCAAGGCCTACGAGGTGCCCGAGGGCGGACGCGCGGCCAAGGGACGCTCGATCGCCAATCTTCTGAGCCTCGCGGACAACGAGCGGCTCGAGGCCTTCATTCCGGTACCCAAGGACACCGAGGGCAAGTACCTGTTCTTCGCCACGCGGCGCGGGATGGTGAAAAAGACCGCGCTGTCCGAGTACGACAACGTGCGCTCGAGCGGGATCATCGCGATCAACCTCGAAAAGGGCGACGAGCTGGTCGGCGTGCGCATCACCGACGGCAACCAGCAGATCGTGCTCTCGACCCGCGAGGGCCAGGCGATCCGCTTCAAGGAGGACGAGGTGCGCGCGATGGGCCGCGCGACCTACGGCGTGGCCGGGATGGAGCTCGAGTCGTACAGCGTGCGCGAGGGCAAGAACGTCACCCTGGTCAACGACGAGGTCGTCTCGATCGCGACCGTGCGCGAAGACGAAACCCTGCTCACCGTCTCCGAACTGGGCTTCGGCAAACGCACCGCCGCCTCCGAGTACCGGCTCACCCATCGCGGCGGCAAGGGCGTGATCACGATGAACGTCACCGACAAGACCGGCAAGGTGGTAAGCGTGCGCCAGGTTGGCTCGGACGACCAGGTGGTACTGATCACCGACGGCGGCAAGGTGATCCGGCTCGACGTCGGCACCGTGCGGATCACCGGGCGCAACGCGCAGGGCGTGCGGCTGGTCAAGCTCGATGCTGGCGAGCGCGTGCGCGCGGTTGCCGGACTCGCCGAACGCGAAGAGGACGAAAGCAACGGCGCGACCTCAAACGGCGACGGCGAGGACGAGGCCTGA